The genomic region TGTGTGAAGTTCCAGGCAGGCAATCAGTTCCCGTTCAGGATACAATTCCTTGATAGCTTCAATAGTCGCTTTCAATTTTGACGGGCTGTGCGCAAAATCTTTATATACTGCTGAATCCTTGTTTTTTTTCAGCAATTGTAAGCGTTTCGATGCACCAGTGAAGGAACTGATGGCTTTAAGAAAGGTTTCATCATCAACCCCAATTTTCCGGCAAATTTTCCAGGCACCCTGGATATTCTGGACATTATGTTTTCCAAAAACCATTAACGGCGTTTCCTTTTCACCGGAAAGAATATAAACTTTCTGGTCATGGACCCTGTAAGTTAAATCCCCGTAAGGAATCAGGATAATATCTTTCCGGGCCTTCCGGGAAATGCGCTTGACCACCGGATCTGATACGCAATAGATCAGTGAACCATTTGGTTCGATCAGGTTGATAAATTGCTCAAACTGGTTAACATAATTATCGACAGTAGGGAATACGTTCATATGATCCCAGGCAATTCCACTCAAAAGCGCGATGTGGGGCCGGTATAAATGGAATTTGGGCCGCGGGTCAAGAGTGGATGATAGATATTCATCCCCTTCAAGGATAATATACTTTGAGTCGTTCGTTAATTTTACCATTACTTCAAAGCCCTCTAGCTGGGCGCCTACCATATAATCTACATGAATTCCTGCTATTTGCAGAACATGAAGAACCATTGAAGTGATGGTCGTTTTCCCGTGGCTTCCCGCAATAACTACCCTGATTTTATCTTTAGACGCTTCATAAAGGTATTCAGGATAGGAATAGATTTTAATCCCCAGTTCACGGGCTCTGGTCAATTCAGAATTATCCTGCCTGGCATGCATTCCAAGGATGACAGCATTCAGATCACTTGTTATCTTCAAAGCATCCCATCCCTCATCTATTGGCAAAATACCATATTTCTTCAGCCTGCCCTGTGCAGGCTCAAATATTTCATCGTCTGAGCCAGTAACATGATATCCTTTTAATTTCAAGGCAATAGCAAGATTATGCATCGCACTGCCACCGATTGCAATGAAGTGAACTTTCATGACTATTATTTGTTAATCAGTCAAAAATAATTTATTTATTACTTTTGCAGCCTTCACGATCAGGAATATTTCAATATGGCCCTTAATAACCCTCTTCAACTTATTCAGGAGTATAACGAAAAGCTTAAAGATCAGCCCGCTGATGAAGTTATACGTTTTTTCATTCAGAATTATAAAGGAAAGCTGGGCTTCTCTACCAGCCTTAGCGCTGAAGATCAGGCTATCACACAAATGATCGCCGGCATTGACCCCGATGTTTACATCTTCACGCTCGACACCGGCAGAATGTTCCCGGAAACCTATGATCTGCTTGATCTGACCAGGCAGCGTTACAAGGTTCAGATTAAAGTTTTTTTCCCTGAACGGAATGCAGTCGAAGAGATGGTCAACCTTAAAGGGATCAACCTTTTCTATGAAAGTATCGAAAACCGAAAATTATGTTGCCACATCCGGAAAATTGAACCTCTGAACCGTGCCCTTGAAAATGTCGATGTCTGGGTAAGTGGTTTGAGACGTGAACAGTCGGTAACGCGTGAAGATCTGGCACTAGTCGAATGGGACAATATCAACCATAAGATCAAGTTAAATCCTCTGATAGATTGGAAATCAGAAAATTTATGGGATTATATCCGGCAAAATAACATTCCATATAATCCTTTGCATGACCGGGGGTTTCCCAGTATAGGCTGCCAGCCTTGCACAAGGGCTATCGAACCCGGTGAAGA from Bacteroidales bacterium harbors:
- a CDS encoding phosphoadenylyl-sulfate reductase yields the protein MALNNPLQLIQEYNEKLKDQPADEVIRFFIQNYKGKLGFSTSLSAEDQAITQMIAGIDPDVYIFTLDTGRMFPETYDLLDLTRQRYKVQIKVFFPERNAVEEMVNLKGINLFYESIENRKLCCHIRKIEPLNRALENVDVWVSGLRREQSVTREDLALVEWDNINHKIKLNPLIDWKSENLWDYIRQNNIPYNPLHDRGFPSIGCQPCTRAIEPGEDVRAGRWWWENPELKECGLHKK
- a CDS encoding Mur ligase family protein; the protein is MKVHFIAIGGSAMHNLAIALKLKGYHVTGSDDEIFEPAQGRLKKYGILPIDEGWDALKITSDLNAVILGMHARQDNSELTRARELGIKIYSYPEYLYEASKDKIRVVIAGSHGKTTITSMVLHVLQIAGIHVDYMVGAQLEGFEVMVKLTNDSKYIILEGDEYLSSTLDPRPKFHLYRPHIALLSGIAWDHMNVFPTVDNYVNQFEQFINLIEPNGSLIYCVSDPVVKRISRKARKDIILIPYGDLTYRVHDQKVYILSGEKETPLMVFGKHNVQNIQGAWKICRKIGVDDETFLKAISSFTGASKRLQLLKKNKDSAVYKDFAHSPSKLKATIEAIKELYPERELIACLELHTFSSLNKAFLPQYRGCMDLADKPMVYFSHHALALKRLPELTAEEIKKAFSDDRLTIYNDSGKMQEDLLSMDYHNKNLLLMSSGNFDGLDMEELAVKVLD